The following nucleotide sequence is from Thermoanaerobaculia bacterium.
GGCGGTGTTCTGGGGCCCGGTGAAGCCCGTGATCGCGCCGGTCACGGAGTCTTCCGTGGAGCCGCTCGTGTTCTGGACGGTCGGCTTGATGACCACGGCCGATTCTCCGGGCTCGAGGACGCCGTTGGGTTCGGTCTGCTGCTGAACGGTGTCGACGCCTTCGAACTGGAGAGACACGGGAGAAACGGTGCAGCCGACGCAGGTGTAGTTGAACCCGTTCACGAGGCGGCTCTGCTTGCCCTTCGCCGAGGTCTGCTGCTGGACGCGGACGGTGACGGGGCCGACGGCGCCCGAGGAGGGCGTATTGACGTCGATCTCGGTCGAGCTGACGAAGTCGATGTTCGCGTTCGTCACTTTGTTCGAGCCGAACCAGACCTTCAGCCCGCTGGAGCAGAATCCGGTGCCGTTGAGGACGACCGCCGTGTTGCCCGATTGCGGTCCAAAATCAGGCGTGACGCTCGTCAGGTTCGGTGATGTCGTACACGTCGGCGGCGCCGCCTGCGCGGTCCGCGCCGTCCCGAACGCGAGAGCGGCCACCCCGATCGCCGCGAGACTGACCCTCCGGAGAAAGAAACTTTGTCGAATGCTGTACATCCACCCTCCTTTTCCCAGAAGGCCTGCGCCGCTGGGCAACAAATGAGTAAAAAGCCGCCTTTGATACACGGGCTGTCGGCGCCTTGTTCCTTTGACAAGGAAGTATACCCGGTTAGGATGACCCGTCAATGGCTTCCGAGGTGATGCAAACTCGTCAATCCCCGTTGATGGAAATTTTCGGGGCCTTTCCCGGGTTCCCGAAAGCAGTGAAGCGTGGTTTTGCCGCCATTTTCCTGGGTTTGTGCGGGTTTTCTCTTCCCGCGTCGGCGTCGCTCGCGATCTTCAACGACGGCCGGGTCGTGAAAATCGCCGACTACCGGGTCTCGGGAAAGGACATTGAGATCACGCTGCCGGGCGGCGGGGGATACACGACCTCGCTCCTGACGATCGAGCGAATCGTCGATGATGAGGTCGCGCCCGCCCCGCCGGAGATGGACGCGGTCAAGCCGCGCAAATCGCTTCCGGATCTCTCCTACAAGCCGGTGCGAAATGCCTCGATCCACGGCCGTTACGACCGGCTCATCGACGAGGAGTGCCGCAAGGCGAACCTCGACGTCGCGTTCGTCTCCGCCGTCATCCGCGCCGAGTCGAACTTCAATCCCTGGGCCGTGTCGCGCAAGGGGGCGCGCGGGCTGATGCAGCTCATGCCCGCGACCGCCGCGCGCCTCGGCGTGCGGAGGATCTTCGATCCGGCCTCGAACATCCGCGGAGGCGTCCGGTACCTCAAGGAGCTTTGTGTTCGATTTTCGAACGCCCCCGAGCTCGTTCTCGCCGCCTACAACGCCGGCGAAGACACGGTCGATTCATACGGCGGCATGCCGCCGTACCGGGAAACCGTCAGCTACGTCAAGAAGATCCTCTCCTGGTGGTCACCCGCGCCGGCGGCTCCGACCGTATAGAATCGGTCGGATGGATGGCATTTCGCCGGACTTGAAGGAGAGGCTCTCCGAACGGCTCCGGAACCACCCGATCGCGGCCATGCTCCACCCGACGATCGAAGACCTCTCGCTCGACGGGTGCGTCCTTCGGATGCCGTTCCGGCCGGAGGTCTCCAACGGCTACGGCGCCGTCCACGGGGGGGTGCTCGCGACCCTGGCCGACTCGGCCATGGCCTTCGCCCTCTCGACGAATTTCGACGGAGAAATGGGGTTTGCGACCGCGGACCTCACGATCCATTACTTCAAGAGGGCGCGCACGGACGTCACCGCGCGCGCCCGCGTGGTCAAGAAAGGAAAACGCATCAACGTGGGAATCATCGACCTGTACGACACGGGGGGAGACCTGGTCGCGACCGTGCTGACCTCCTTCCTCCTCACGGACCCGGCCGACGCGGCCGAGTGCGACGCGCTGTGACCGAGCCGGAAGGCTCCGCCGCGGCGAAACCGAAACGACGCAGCCGGCGCGGAGGGGTGCGCCACCGCAAGAAGCCGGCCGAGACGGCCGCCGCGGCGGCCGCGCTCGCCCCTCCCTTCGAGATCTTCGAGGCGCCGGCGCCGGTGCTGCCGCCCGCGGTCGCGGCTCCCGAGACCGTCATGTTCACGTCCAGCGGAGGACCGTCCCCGATGCCGATCTCTTCCAACGACGAGCAGCGCCTGGCGGTCTTCATCGACTTCGACAACCTCGCGATCGGCGCCCGCGAGGCCAAGTACCCGAAGTTCGACATCGACCTCATGCTCGAGCGGCTGCTCGAGAAGGGGAAGATCGTCTACAAGAAGGCGTACGCCGACTGGAGCCGGTACCTCGACTACAAGCGTCCTTTCCACGAGAACGCGATCGAGCTGATCGACATCCCGCAGCGGAGCTACACGGGGAAGAACTCGGCCGACATCCGGCTCGTCGTGGACGCGATGGACCTGTGCTACTCGAAGGGGCACATCACGACCTTCGTGATCGCGTCGGGTGACTCCGACTTCTCGCCGCTCGTCTCGAAGCTCAAGGAGAACGACAAGCGCACCCTCGGTGTCGGCGTGAAGAACTCCTCGTCGGACCTCCTCGTCTCCAACTGCGACGAGTTCATCTTCTACGAGGACCTCGTGCGCGGGCCCGCCGCGGGTCTGCCGTCGCTCGACCAGCTCCCGGAGAAGCGGCGCGAGGTGTTCGGCCTGATGCTCGACTCGATCCTCGCCCTGAAGCGCGAGAACAAGGACGTCATCTGGGGATCGATGGTCAAGCAGACGATGCAGCGCAAGAAGCCGTATTTCAACGAGAGTTACTACGGGTTCGACTCGTTCTCGACCCTGCTCGAGGAGGCCCAGCGTCTCGGCCTGGTTCAGCTCAAGAAGGACGCCAAGAGCGGCGGCTTCATCATCGCCACGTGAGCTGGCGGCGCCTCCGTTCCGAGCCGCTCGGCGACTTCAAGATCTTCACGATCCGGCGCGACCGGATCGTCTCGCCGCGCACGCACGAAGAGCTCGACTTCTACGTCCTGGACGGCGCGGATTGGGTCAACGTCATCCCGCTGACGGAGGAAGGCAACCTCCTCCTCGTGCGGCAGTACCGGCACGGGACCGAGGAGACGACGATCGAGATCCCGGGCGGGGGCGTCGACCCGGCCGACGAGAGCCCGGTCGCGGCCGCGCGCCGCGAGCTCCTCGAGGAGACGGGGCACGCGGCCGAGCGGTGGAAGGACCTCGGGTTCGTCCATCCGAACCCCGCAATCCAGTCGAACCGTTGCTGGACGTTCGTCGCCGAGGGTTGCCGGCGCGTCGCCCCGCCGCGGCTCGACCCGGGAGAGGACATCGAGATCTTCGAGGCCGCGCCGGACGAGGTGAGGGCGATGCTGAAGGACGGCAAAATCACTCACTCGCTCGTGGTCGCGGCCTTCGCGCGTTATTGGTAGGCGCGACGATGCATCGAGCCGGACGGGCGCGTGCCTCCCGCCCGCGGCGCTCGCCGTACGCGCCGGTACGACTCGGCCGCGGGCCGGGTAACCCGCATCCCGTCTCGCTCGCGCCTCGCCGCGCCCCCGAGGTGTACCGGCGTTTCCCGGCGGGGCCGGTGTCCGGAATCTCCACCTCTCCCGGCGGGAGAGGTCGGCGCGCGATCGCAGCCGCGCGCCGGGTGAGGGCGCCGCATCGGGTCGATGGCCGCGCCGCCCATCAGTAAGCGGCGAGGAGCCGGACAGCAGTCTCGATTTCCGTCTCCGACGGCAGGAAGAATTCCTCGAGCGGCGGGGAGTAGGGAACGGGGGTGTCGAGCGCGCCGAGGATCCGGATCGGCGCGTCGAGATACTCGAAGCACTCTTCCTGAACGATCGCCGCGAGGCTCTCGCCGATTCCCCCCGTGCGCGAATCTTCGTGCACGATCAGGACCCGCCCGCAGTGGCGGGCGGCGGCGAGCAGCGCATCGCGGTCGAGGGGAGCGAGGCTCCGAAGGTCCAGGACGGCGCAGTCGATGCCGTCGGCGGCGAGCGTGTCCGCGACCCGACGCGCGACGTGCACGTAAGCGCCGTACGAAACGATCGCGACGTCGTTGCCCGCGCGGCGCAGCGCGGCCTTACCGATCGGCAGCGGCGCGGGGGCCGCCTCGGGAATCGTCTGCTTGATCCTCGGGTCCCGGTAGAGCGCGATGTGCTCGTAATAGAGGACCGGGTCGGGGTCGAGGACGGCGGCGGCCATGAACGCGCGGGCGTCCTCGGGAGTCGACGGCACGACGATCTTCAGCCCCGGCGTGCGGTAGAACCACGGCTCCGTGTTCTGGCTGTGGTACGGGCCGGCGTGACGGAGCCCTCCCCACGGCATCCGGAGGACCATGGGAACGCCGCCGCCCCAGCGGTACCGGTCCTTCGCGGCGTTGTTGACGAGCCCGTTGAATCCCGTGGCGACGAAGTCGTTGAACTGCATCTCGCCGATCGGCCGCTTCCCGGCGAGCGCGGCGCCCACGCAGGCGCCGATGACGGCGCCTTCCGAAAGAGGGGAGTTGAGGATCCGTTCGCCGAACTCGGCGAGCAGCGGACGCAGCAGCAGGAAGGCGTTGCCGTACTTCCCGCCGACGTCCTCGCCGAACACGAAGACGCGCGGGTCCGCGCGCAGCGCGTCGCCGACGCCGAGCATGACCGCCTCGAGGAAGGTCTTTCCCTTCGGGTCGAAGGGGAGTCCCGGCTCGGCCGGAGGCATCGCGGGGGCGGCGTTCGTCCTTTCGGCTCGGCCTTCGAGGGGCTCGAGGCGCCGGCGGGGCGGCTCTCCGGCGAAAACCCCTTCGCCCGCGCTCTCGGGCGCGGGCCACGGCGCCGCGACGACGTTGCGCGCCTCCTCCTCGACGAGCCGCGCCGCCTCCTCCCGGAACCGCTCGAGATCGCCGGAGGCGAGGACGCCCTCCGCGGAGAGCTTTTCCGCCCACCGCGCGATCGGATCGCGCCGCGCCCAGAACGCGTAGCGCTCCCGGTCCGCGTACCCGGACTCCGAGGGCTCGGGATACTCCCACGACGGCTGCGGGTCGCGGCCGAGGTAGAGCATGTCGTCGTGATGAGCGTGGCCGCACATCCGCATCGCGACGAGCTCGATGAGCGCCGGGCCCTTTCCTTCGCGGGCGCGTCCCGCCGCCCACGCGAAGGCCGCCGCGACCGCTTCCGGATCGGTCCCGTCGACCGTGACGCCGGGGATTCCGTATCCCGCCGCCTTCTCGGCGAAGACGCGCGCCGCGCACTGCTCGGATACCGGCGTCGAGAGCGCGGTCTGGTTGTTCTGGACGCAGAAGAGGGCCGGGAGCTTCCTCGCCGCGCACAGGTTGATCGCTTCGTGCCACTCGCCGAGCGACGTGCCTCCCTCGCCGATGAGCGAGACGGCGACCTGACCGGTTCGGTCCATCGCGAAGGCGAGCGCGAGGCCGGCGATCGTCAGCGACGAGCTCGCGAGCGGCGCCGAGGCGGGGAGGATTCCGCGTCCGAAGTCGCCGACGTGGAGGTCCTTGCCGTCCATCGGCGGGCCCGCCTTCCCCATCTGCGCCGAGAGCACCATCCGCACGGTGTCCCGATCCGGCCGCATCGCGAGCGCGAGCCCGAGATCGCGGATCAGCGGAGCGACGACGTCGCCGCGCCAGGGGCCCTCGCCCGCATAGCACGAGCCGCGGCGCAGGCGGATCCCCGCCGCGTAGATCGCCTCCTGACCGAGCGACCGGAAGCCCTTCCCCTGGAACGACGCGTTCTTCCAGCGAACCTCGCCGCCGGTGAAGAACGCCTTGAGGCGATTGTCCACGGCGCGCGTGAGGATCATGCCGCGAAGGATCTCGAGCTTCTCGCCCTCCGTCAGCGACGCGGCGATCGCCTCGCGCGCGAGGAAGCCGTCGCAGGCGTCGACGACGCGGGAGGCGCCCGACGCGAGACGATCGGAGGGCGCCACGCCGGGCGTCGTTTCCGGGGTGCCGCGCGGCGCGCGCGACGGGAGCGCACGGCGGAGCGCGTCGGCGAGTGGTCCGCGCAGCGCCTCGAGCCCTTCGGCGGATTCGGGCGCGCCCGCCGCGCGAAAAACGCTCTCGAAGGCGGAGCGCAGCGTCTCGAAGCCCTCCGGGAACTGCTCGATCGCCAACGCCGCGAAGCGGGAGATGAGTCCGGCGGCGGCGCCGGTCTTCGGTTTCTCGGCCGTGGACATCGGGGCGATGGTAACGCAGGAGGCGCCGGCCGGTAATGCGGTCTACCTCTCGAGGCGCGAAGCGACGGAGCAAT
It contains:
- a CDS encoding transglycosylase SLT domain-containing protein — its product is MEIFGAFPGFPKAVKRGFAAIFLGLCGFSLPASASLAIFNDGRVVKIADYRVSGKDIEITLPGGGGYTTSLLTIERIVDDEVAPAPPEMDAVKPRKSLPDLSYKPVRNASIHGRYDRLIDEECRKANLDVAFVSAVIRAESNFNPWAVSRKGARGLMQLMPATAARLGVRRIFDPASNIRGGVRYLKELCVRFSNAPELVLAAYNAGEDTVDSYGGMPPYRETVSYVKKILSWWSPAPAAPTV
- a CDS encoding IPT/TIG domain-containing protein encodes the protein MAALAFGTARTAQAAPPTCTTSPNLTSVTPDFGPQSGNTAVVLNGTGFCSSGLKVWFGSNKVTNANIDFVSSTEIDVNTPSSGAVGPVTVRVQQQTSAKGKQSRLVNGFNYTCVGCTVSPVSLQFEGVDTVQQQTEPNGVLEPGESAVVIKPTVQNTSGSTEDSVTGAITGFTGPQNTA
- a CDS encoding thiamine pyrophosphate-dependent enzyme, encoding MSTAEKPKTGAAAGLISRFAALAIEQFPEGFETLRSAFESVFRAAGAPESAEGLEALRGPLADALRRALPSRAPRGTPETTPGVAPSDRLASGASRVVDACDGFLAREAIAASLTEGEKLEILRGMILTRAVDNRLKAFFTGGEVRWKNASFQGKGFRSLGQEAIYAAGIRLRRGSCYAGEGPWRGDVVAPLIRDLGLALAMRPDRDTVRMVLSAQMGKAGPPMDGKDLHVGDFGRGILPASAPLASSSLTIAGLALAFAMDRTGQVAVSLIGEGGTSLGEWHEAINLCAARKLPALFCVQNNQTALSTPVSEQCAARVFAEKAAGYGIPGVTVDGTDPEAVAAAFAWAAGRAREGKGPALIELVAMRMCGHAHHDDMLYLGRDPQPSWEYPEPSESGYADRERYAFWARRDPIARWAEKLSAEGVLASGDLERFREEAARLVEEEARNVVAAPWPAPESAGEGVFAGEPPRRRLEPLEGRAERTNAAPAMPPAEPGLPFDPKGKTFLEAVMLGVGDALRADPRVFVFGEDVGGKYGNAFLLLRPLLAEFGERILNSPLSEGAVIGACVGAALAGKRPIGEMQFNDFVATGFNGLVNNAAKDRYRWGGGVPMVLRMPWGGLRHAGPYHSQNTEPWFYRTPGLKIVVPSTPEDARAFMAAAVLDPDPVLYYEHIALYRDPRIKQTIPEAAPAPLPIGKAALRRAGNDVAIVSYGAYVHVARRVADTLAADGIDCAVLDLRSLAPLDRDALLAAARHCGRVLIVHEDSRTGGIGESLAAIVQEECFEYLDAPIRILGALDTPVPYSPPLEEFFLPSETEIETAVRLLAAY
- a CDS encoding PaaI family thioesterase, coding for MDGISPDLKERLSERLRNHPIAAMLHPTIEDLSLDGCVLRMPFRPEVSNGYGAVHGGVLATLADSAMAFALSTNFDGEMGFATADLTIHYFKRARTDVTARARVVKKGKRINVGIIDLYDTGGDLVATVLTSFLLTDPADAAECDAL
- a CDS encoding NUDIX hydrolase, with translation MSWRRLRSEPLGDFKIFTIRRDRIVSPRTHEELDFYVLDGADWVNVIPLTEEGNLLLVRQYRHGTEETTIEIPGGGVDPADESPVAAARRELLEETGHAAERWKDLGFVHPNPAIQSNRCWTFVAEGCRRVAPPRLDPGEDIEIFEAAPDEVRAMLKDGKITHSLVVAAFARYW
- a CDS encoding NYN domain-containing protein, whose translation is MRHRKKPAETAAAAAALAPPFEIFEAPAPVLPPAVAAPETVMFTSSGGPSPMPISSNDEQRLAVFIDFDNLAIGAREAKYPKFDIDLMLERLLEKGKIVYKKAYADWSRYLDYKRPFHENAIELIDIPQRSYTGKNSADIRLVVDAMDLCYSKGHITTFVIASGDSDFSPLVSKLKENDKRTLGVGVKNSSSDLLVSNCDEFIFYEDLVRGPAAGLPSLDQLPEKRREVFGLMLDSILALKRENKDVIWGSMVKQTMQRKKPYFNESYYGFDSFSTLLEEAQRLGLVQLKKDAKSGGFIIAT